The following coding sequences are from one Rhipicephalus microplus isolate Deutch F79 chromosome 3, USDA_Rmic, whole genome shotgun sequence window:
- the LOC142804017 gene encoding uncharacterized protein LOC142804017 isoform X2, translated as MPLLLRILRIQLGIRQQQRQVLQEVRQLKHERKHLLQIGGRGLREIGVNAMKAVLAHDVQVLYSLHGRKGKRAFVNRRLCRLVTDVICQKAGCDQAEAFNFIKRWLPGSGDRCGGRKRRFRETFVVEQPDDPHSQSADYRLLAAAGFLPSHSSQGLHSTTVTVPPTQPDLQ; from the exons atgc ctctattgctacggatcctgcggatccaacttggcatccggcagcaacaaagacaggttctgcaggaggtgcgacagctgaagcacgag cgcaagcacctcctgcagattgggggacgtggcctccgagaaattggtgtgaatgccatgaaggctgtattggcacatgacgtgcaagtgctgtacagccttcatggcagaaaagggaaaagggcctttgtgaaccggaggctctgtagattagtgacag atgtcatctgccaaaaagcagggtgcgaccaggcggaggccttcaactttattaagaggtggctgccagggtctggtgatcgctgtgggggcaggaagcggcgcttcagagaaacatttgttgtggagcagcccgatgatccccactctcagagtgcagattatcggctgctcgcggcagctggcttcctgcccagccacagcagccagggccttcacagcaccactgtcactgtgcctccaacgcaacctgacctgcagtag
- the LOC142804017 gene encoding uncharacterized protein LOC142804017 isoform X1 — MPKNSSCCFQCPLLADIYHENISMCCCVYPIYASCIFLQRKHLLQIGGRGLREIGVNAMKAVLAHDVQVLYSLHGRKGKRAFVNRRLCRLVTDVICQKAGCDQAEAFNFIKRWLPGSGDRCGGRKRRFRETFVVEQPDDPHSQSADYRLLAAAGFLPSHSSQGLHSTTVTVPPTQPDLQ, encoded by the exons atgcccaaaaattcaagttgttgttttcagtgtcctcttcttgcagatatttatcatgaaaacatttcgatgtgctgttgcgtttaccccatctatgcttcttgcatttttttacagcgcaagcacctcctgcagattgggggacgtggcctccgagaaattggtgtgaatgccatgaaggctgtattggcacatgacgtgcaagtgctgtacagccttcatggcagaaaagggaaaagggcctttgtgaaccggaggctctgtagattagtgacag atgtcatctgccaaaaagcagggtgcgaccaggcggaggccttcaactttattaagaggtggctgccagggtctggtgatcgctgtgggggcaggaagcggcgcttcagagaaacatttgttgtggagcagcccgatgatccccactctcagagtgcagattatcggctgctcgcggcagctggcttcctgcccagccacagcagccagggccttcacagcaccactgtcactgtgcctccaacgcaacctgacctgcagtag